One window from the genome of Pseudanabaena yagii GIHE-NHR1 encodes:
- the psb34 gene encoding photosystem II assembly protein Psb34: MNTIELKETMTSDNIKPSSDTSSAKTSQASNSSSEEVRAVRSYTVDDRGILNNFAVMPKMYIEEPDASKPKNFKFQLIAVLSIIVAMIAIAIAVS; the protein is encoded by the coding sequence ATGAATACCATTGAACTCAAGGAAACAATGACATCTGATAATATAAAACCAAGCAGTGATACCTCCTCTGCAAAGACTTCTCAAGCATCCAATAGTTCGAGCGAAGAAGTAAGAGCTGTCAGAAGCTATACCGTCGATGATCGCGGCATTCTCAATAATTTTGCCGTTATGCCCAAGATGTATATTGAAGAACCCGACGCTTCAAAACCAAAGAACTTCAAATTTCAGCTCATCGCTGTTCTCAGTATCATTGTAGCAATGATCGCCATTGCGATCGCTGTTAGTTAA
- a CDS encoding alpha/beta fold hydrolase has protein sequence MLTRRTLHLPNLDLSYLVGGNGSETVLLIHGMADSAMVWTSLAEHLGKVGGDRYRIIAPDLRGHGETSKDITDYSFASIIADLESLMSHLGITSAHVLAHSWSAKTVAIWATQKSDRIRSLILVDPFFMGRFPSWIRMTFPLMYRVLPFLKVVETFPNYETVEKIARSLKQYQGWSDFQQTVFQASIEAKPDGTWQSKFPRQARDFIFEEIMDVEGLTQSIDIPTLFVQPKQGLNRQAWQLRPYQKYFPNLQICEVLGNHWAFLVEPEAFNQAIANFLQSR, from the coding sequence ATGCTCACTAGACGTACTCTCCATTTACCAAATCTTGACCTGTCCTACCTAGTGGGCGGTAATGGCTCAGAGACTGTATTGCTAATACATGGCATGGCAGATTCAGCGATGGTATGGACGAGTTTAGCCGAACATCTAGGCAAGGTGGGTGGCGATCGCTATCGGATCATTGCTCCTGATCTGCGGGGGCATGGTGAGACCAGCAAAGACATTACCGATTATTCCTTTGCGAGTATCATTGCAGATTTAGAATCCTTAATGTCGCATCTAGGCATCACTAGCGCCCATGTGCTTGCCCATTCATGGAGTGCCAAAACTGTTGCAATTTGGGCTACTCAAAAAAGCGATCGCATTCGCAGTTTGATTTTGGTCGATCCCTTTTTTATGGGCAGATTTCCGAGTTGGATTAGAATGACCTTCCCATTGATGTACCGTGTCTTACCATTTCTCAAGGTAGTTGAAACCTTCCCAAATTATGAAACCGTAGAAAAGATTGCGCGGAGCCTCAAGCAATATCAAGGATGGTCAGATTTCCAACAAACAGTTTTCCAAGCCAGCATCGAAGCAAAACCCGATGGTACATGGCAGAGCAAATTTCCTCGTCAGGCTCGCGATTTCATCTTTGAGGAGATCATGGATGTTGAAGGCTTAACTCAGTCCATTGATATCCCTACTTTATTTGTGCAACCTAAGCAAGGACTGAATCGCCAAGCATGGCAGTTACGCCCCTACCAGAAGTATTTTCCCAATTTGCAAATTTGTGAAGTATTAGGTAATCATTGGGCTTTTTTAGTAGAACCTGAAGCTTTTAATCAGGCGATCGCTAATTTTTTACAAAGCAGATAG
- the hypF gene encoding carbamoyltransferase HypF: MRSNNGQLQCLNLHISGSVQGIGFRPFVYRLAKELELKGWVNNNAQGVAIAVEGEQQQLDLFLERLQSEKPARSQIQQITQEWCEPVHYQTFEIHESTDNTSIKTAVILPDLATCDDCLRDIFDAQNRRYRYPFTNCTNCGTRYSIIKAVPYDRHNTTMHKFQMCADCQAEYDQPLDRRFHAQPNACPKCGPHLELWDRDGQVLAIREQALLEAVQAIREGNILAIKGLGGFQLVVDANNAEAITKLKSRKHRPHKPFALMYPNLESIHQDCQVSALEARLLNSTEAPIVLLQKLNKDLKSLVSDNSYIGVMLPYTPLHHLLMAELQSPIVATSGNLSDEPICIDNQEAIASLGNIADLFLVHNRDIAQPVDDSVVRVIGDRPVILRRARGYAPSPITKDPPQSPLKRGKKKILLPLQGGMGRIKPLLVADRRILALGGHLKNAIALSINNSIILSQHIGDLETTKAFEHFQRIIQRLSETYEFQPEVIACDAHPDYLSSQYARQLSQSLQIPIITVQHHYAHALACMVDNQIVAPVLGIAWDGTGYGTDGTIWGGEFLKINDSGFARVAHLQPFPLLGGDKAAKEPRRVALGILWEIFGDRLWDLQLSTLQSFTNSELRILKTLLTKPHHLPKTSSIGRLFDAVASLLNIYQITSFEGQAAIALEQICDPTIDEFYGMDVKNDGEIDWTNLIQSILEDIQNQTAIATIATKFHNSLVAVMVAIAKQIEIEKIVLTGGCFQNRYLTERAIQKLTQSGFQVYCHQNIPPNDGGIAAGQIMAALRELSH, translated from the coding sequence ATGAGATCTAATAACGGTCAGTTGCAATGCTTGAATTTGCATATATCTGGCTCAGTGCAAGGTATTGGATTTCGTCCTTTTGTGTATCGCCTTGCGAAGGAATTAGAGCTTAAAGGCTGGGTGAATAACAATGCTCAGGGTGTAGCGATCGCAGTCGAAGGCGAGCAACAACAATTAGATTTATTCCTAGAACGGTTGCAATCAGAAAAACCTGCGCGATCGCAAATTCAGCAAATTACTCAGGAATGGTGCGAACCTGTTCATTATCAGACTTTTGAGATTCATGAATCAACGGATAATACATCCATCAAAACCGCAGTAATTCTGCCCGATCTGGCAACCTGTGATGATTGTTTACGAGATATATTTGACGCGCAAAATCGGCGATATCGCTATCCATTTACCAACTGCACTAACTGCGGAACTCGCTACAGCATTATCAAAGCCGTGCCATACGATCGCCACAATACGACGATGCACAAGTTCCAAATGTGTGCAGATTGCCAAGCGGAATACGATCAGCCTTTAGATCGGCGCTTCCATGCTCAGCCAAATGCTTGCCCAAAGTGTGGACCTCATTTAGAACTTTGGGATCGTGATGGTCAAGTCTTAGCCATCCGTGAACAGGCTCTATTAGAAGCTGTTCAAGCAATTAGAGAGGGTAACATTTTAGCAATTAAAGGTTTAGGTGGATTTCAGTTGGTAGTGGATGCGAATAATGCAGAGGCGATCACCAAACTGAAATCGCGCAAACATCGTCCCCATAAACCTTTCGCTCTGATGTATCCCAATTTGGAAAGCATTCACCAAGATTGCCAAGTATCAGCACTAGAAGCACGGTTATTAAACTCAACCGAAGCACCTATTGTGCTTTTACAGAAATTGAACAAGGATCTTAAGTCCCTTGTCTCGGACAATAGCTATATCGGGGTCATGCTGCCCTATACGCCGCTTCATCATTTGTTAATGGCAGAATTGCAATCGCCGATTGTAGCGACAAGTGGCAACCTTTCCGATGAGCCGATTTGTATTGATAATCAAGAAGCGATCGCTAGTTTAGGAAATATTGCAGATTTATTTTTAGTTCATAATCGCGATATTGCTCAGCCTGTGGATGATTCAGTGGTTAGGGTGATCGGCGATCGCCCTGTGATTTTGCGGAGAGCGAGAGGCTATGCACCATCTCCAATTACTAAAGATCCCCCTCAATCCCCCTTAAAAAGGGGGAAGAAGAAAATTCTCCTCCCTTTACAAGGGGGGATGGGGAGGATCAAACCTTTGCTTGTTGCAGATCGGAGGATTTTGGCTTTAGGCGGACACCTCAAAAATGCGATCGCCTTGTCTATCAACAACTCAATTATTCTGAGTCAACATATTGGCGATTTGGAGACGACGAAGGCTTTTGAGCATTTCCAGCGCATTATTCAACGCTTGAGTGAGACTTATGAATTTCAACCTGAGGTGATCGCCTGTGATGCTCATCCCGATTATCTGTCTAGCCAATATGCGCGGCAGTTATCCCAATCTTTGCAGATTCCCATAATTACGGTGCAGCACCATTATGCCCATGCACTGGCTTGTATGGTGGACAATCAGATTGTTGCGCCAGTCTTGGGAATTGCTTGGGATGGGACGGGCTATGGAACTGATGGCACGATCTGGGGTGGCGAATTTCTGAAGATTAACGATTCAGGATTTGCTAGAGTTGCCCATTTACAACCGTTTCCCTTACTAGGAGGAGATAAGGCAGCAAAAGAACCTCGTCGGGTAGCGCTGGGAATACTCTGGGAAATATTTGGCGATCGCCTTTGGGATTTGCAATTATCAACATTACAATCATTCACAAATTCTGAATTAAGAATTTTAAAAACTTTATTAACAAAACCGCATCATCTCCCCAAAACTTCAAGTATTGGTAGATTGTTTGATGCGGTTGCCTCTTTGCTGAATATTTATCAAATCACCAGTTTTGAAGGGCAAGCAGCGATCGCCTTAGAGCAAATCTGTGATCCTACAATTGATGAATTTTATGGGATGGATGTTAAGAATGACGGTGAAATTGACTGGACAAACCTGATTCAATCTATCTTAGAAGATATCCAAAATCAAACTGCGATCGCGACAATTGCGACTAAATTCCATAATTCCTTAGTGGCAGTAATGGTAGCGATCGCCAAGCAAATTGAGATAGAAAAAATTGTGTTAACAGGAGGCTGTTTTCAAAATCGATATTTAACTGAAAGAGCGATCCAAAAGTTGACGCAATCAGGATTTCAAGTTTATTGTCATCAAAATATTCCACCCAATGATGGAGGAATTGCCGCAGGACAAATTATGGCAGCATTACGAGAGTTATCGCATTGA
- the hypD gene encoding hydrogenase formation protein HypD gives MKYIDEYRDRQLAHEYASAIAAITTRPWTLMEICGGQTHSIVKHGIDRLIPSEITLIHGPGCPVCVTPIYLIDQVIAIASQPNVTLCSFGDMLRVPGSSSDLLSAKASGADVRMVYSPLDAVKLAQQLTQQNSDRQVVFFAVGFETTAPITALAIAQAHQLGLDNFSILCAHVLVPPAMEAILSNPDHTMQGFLAAGHVCTVMGYGEYEAIAQRYQVPIVVTGFEPIDILQGIYLCIKQLEAGKAEVENQYARSVKKEGNQQAIAMMQEVFEATNRQWRGLAEIPESGLKLKDKYAAFDAQKRFNYEDHAPEICESPLCISGLILQGTSKPHQCPSFGKACTPDHPLGAPMVSSEGACAAYYQHAVI, from the coding sequence ATGAAATATATTGACGAATACCGCGATCGCCAACTTGCCCATGAATATGCCTCAGCGATCGCAGCTATTACTACTCGTCCTTGGACATTGATGGAAATCTGCGGCGGCCAAACCCACTCCATTGTTAAACATGGCATCGATCGCCTAATTCCCTCAGAAATCACCCTCATTCACGGGCCCGGTTGCCCCGTCTGTGTTACCCCTATTTATCTGATCGATCAAGTGATCGCGATCGCCTCACAACCCAATGTCACTTTATGCTCCTTTGGCGATATGTTGCGTGTTCCCGGAAGTAGCAGCGATTTGTTAAGTGCAAAGGCTTCAGGGGCAGATGTACGGATGGTTTATTCACCCCTTGATGCGGTGAAATTAGCGCAACAACTGACACAACAAAATAGCGATCGCCAAGTCGTATTTTTTGCAGTTGGCTTTGAAACTACTGCACCGATTACTGCTCTCGCGATCGCCCAAGCTCACCAATTAGGTTTAGATAACTTCTCAATTCTTTGCGCCCATGTCCTTGTGCCACCCGCAATGGAGGCAATTCTGAGCAATCCCGATCACACAATGCAGGGATTTTTGGCAGCAGGTCATGTTTGCACGGTAATGGGCTATGGCGAATATGAGGCGATCGCCCAGCGATATCAAGTTCCCATAGTTGTCACAGGTTTTGAACCAATTGATATCTTGCAAGGGATTTATCTATGTATCAAGCAGCTAGAAGCAGGTAAAGCGGAAGTCGAAAATCAATATGCGCGATCGGTCAAAAAAGAAGGAAATCAACAGGCGATCGCCATGATGCAAGAAGTTTTTGAAGCGACAAATCGACAATGGCGGGGCTTAGCAGAGATTCCTGAAAGTGGACTTAAATTGAAGGATAAATATGCCGCTTTTGATGCCCAAAAACGCTTTAATTATGAGGATCATGCCCCAGAAATTTGTGAATCTCCGCTCTGTATTAGTGGTTTAATTTTGCAAGGTACAAGCAAGCCCCATCAATGCCCTAGTTTCGGCAAAGCTTGTACCCCTGATCATCCCCTCGGCGCACCAATGGTTTCTTCGGAAGGTGCTTGTGCCGCCTATTATCAACATGCAGTAATATAA
- a CDS encoding HypC/HybG/HupF family hydrogenase formation chaperone has product MCLAVPAKILSIQGEDLMRVGKVSFSGVVKEVNLAYLPEAEIGDYAIIHAGVAISIVDPAEAEQTLLDLQQI; this is encoded by the coding sequence ATGTGTTTAGCAGTACCAGCAAAAATTCTCTCTATTCAAGGGGAAGACTTAATGAGAGTCGGCAAAGTTAGTTTTAGTGGGGTTGTGAAAGAAGTAAATCTTGCCTATTTGCCAGAAGCAGAAATCGGTGACTATGCGATTATCCATGCAGGTGTGGCAATTTCCATTGTTGATCCCGCAGAAGCAGAACAAACATTACTCGATTTGCAACAAATTTAG